A genomic segment from Borreliella burgdorferi B31 encodes:
- a CDS encoding chromosome replication/partitioning protein, with protein MSVKLKHMNIKIKDRINTGKNQKQIEINCDEDKMERFLFLKERLIINFQKEIHNKIETMKILKEIKDKEYYKLDGYQNFEMFTRNYKIAKSQAYEYLRMANAIEEGLVQEKYIIENGIQNSLFFLKDKEGGKVKKSNRNFIRPLRFQLKTEDAYIYYKSKARFTSFLLEKLLKDKEELLNEIMKEYKECKKYN; from the coding sequence ATGAGTGTAAAATTAAAACATATGAATATAAAAATAAAAGATCGTATTAATACTGGCAAAAATCAAAAGCAAATTGAAATTAATTGTGATGAAGATAAAATGGAACGATTTCTATTTTTAAAAGAAAGGCTAATAATCAACTTCCAAAAAGAAATTCACAATAAAATAGAAACAATGAAGATCTTAAAAGAGATTAAAGATAAAGAATATTATAAATTAGATGGCTATCAAAACTTTGAAATGTTTACTAGGAATTACAAAATAGCAAAAAGCCAGGCTTATGAATATTTAAGAATGGCAAATGCAATAGAAGAAGGGTTAGTTCAGGAAAAATACATAATCGAAAACGGTATACAGAATTCTTTATTTTTTTTAAAGGATAAAGAAGGGGGGAAAGTTAAAAAATCCAATCGAAATTTTATCAGGCCATTAAGATTTCAGCTTAAAACAGAAGATGCATACATATATTACAAATCAAAAGCAAGATTTACTAGTTTTTTGCTAGAAAAATTACTTAAAGATAAAGAAGAATTGCTTAATGAAATTATGAAAGAATATAAGGAGTGTAAAAAATATAATTAA